A window of Nitrosopumilus sp. b3 contains these coding sequences:
- a CDS encoding DUF72 domain-containing protein produces the protein MNIKIGCTGWGYQGWSGTFYPRNLKSQDWLRYYSQIFEITEINSTFYKIPSQEIIRRWNADTPRHFRFTAKFPSLITHEKRLEKVNSEVFSFLSSLIPIHEKVSALVLQLPPSLSFDEAKPRLEELFDILPDDFLYPIEGRHESWFSDEALSYLKQNKHCLVWNDVAGINNPFPVTANYLYVRLIGDRSIPDSEFGKVTKDRKEKITDWAKKLESIQDIPLAMVMTNNHFEGFGPATANSLRMQLGMSELIWEEKRQKTLGNF, from the coding sequence ATGAATATCAAAATAGGATGTACTGGGTGGGGTTATCAAGGATGGTCAGGTACATTTTATCCAAGAAATCTAAAGAGTCAAGATTGGCTCAGATATTATTCACAGATTTTTGAGATTACTGAAATAAACTCTACATTTTACAAAATTCCCTCTCAAGAGATAATAAGAAGATGGAATGCTGACACTCCACGGCATTTTAGATTTACAGCCAAATTTCCATCACTTATTACGCATGAAAAGAGGTTAGAAAAAGTAAATTCCGAAGTTTTTTCATTTTTATCTTCTCTTATTCCAATTCACGAAAAGGTTTCAGCCCTGGTTTTGCAATTACCACCATCCCTATCATTTGATGAGGCAAAACCAAGACTAGAAGAGTTATTTGATATTTTGCCTGATGATTTTTTGTATCCAATTGAAGGAAGACATGAATCATGGTTTTCAGATGAAGCACTGTCATATCTAAAACAAAATAAACACTGCCTAGTATGGAATGATGTTGCAGGAATAAACAATCCATTTCCAGTAACAGCAAATTATCTTTACGTTAGATTAATTGGAGATCGTTCCATTCCAGATTCAGAATTTGGTAAAGTTACAAAAGATAGAAAAGAAAAGATCACAGACTGGGCAAAGAAACTAGAAAGTATTCAAGACATTCCACTTGCAATGGTAATGACAAATAATCATTTTGAAGGGTTTGGTCCTGCTACTGCAAATTCTTTGCGGATGCAACTAGGAATGAGTGAGTTGATTTGGGAAGAGAAGAGACAAAAAACATTAGGTAATTTTTAA
- a CDS encoding PQQ-dependent sugar dehydrogenase — translation MNDLFYGVIFTIFLFSFPVALAQEYHDLGVKVDILADNLTIPWSIDWLPDGTVIFTERNGHIRIIENGKLLEEPILSLGVGGVEGGMLGIAVDPKFEENNFIYLYYTYNEFLSTINKLVRFQFIDGELTEDKILLDGIPGGPFHDGGRIQFGPDDKLYITTGEAGDPKLAQDLNSLGGKILRINSDGTIPNDNPWKNSPIYSIGHRNPQGIDWDESGNLVATEHGPSGWRGVAHDEINVIIPGTNYGWPDIIGDETLEGLQNPILHTGDDTWAPSGAEFYSGDKIPDWKGKYFVATLRGSHLHMIEFDLENNLVLSHQKLFQDEFGRLRDVQTGPDGFLYILTSNQDGRGFPNPNDDKILRITPINVINSFEECAESGNPILESYPRQCRTEDGKHFVEIISKIPEWVRNTAKWWSLNQISDNDYSSGLQYLLENNIISMPFGIIFEGDSEEELPSWLRKDAGWWSQGLISDEEFFKNIQWMINNGFIKI, via the coding sequence ATGAATGATTTATTCTATGGAGTAATTTTTACAATTTTTTTGTTTTCATTTCCTGTAGCACTAGCTCAAGAATATCATGATCTTGGAGTGAAAGTGGATATACTAGCTGACAACCTCACTATTCCATGGAGTATTGATTGGTTACCTGATGGAACCGTTATATTTACAGAAAGAAACGGACACATCAGAATTATTGAAAACGGAAAACTATTGGAGGAGCCGATATTGTCACTTGGAGTTGGAGGAGTTGAGGGAGGAATGCTAGGAATTGCAGTGGATCCAAAATTTGAAGAAAATAATTTCATCTATCTCTATTATACATACAATGAATTTTTATCAACAATAAACAAACTTGTTAGATTTCAATTTATAGATGGCGAATTAACAGAAGATAAAATATTACTTGATGGGATTCCTGGCGGCCCATTTCATGATGGAGGAAGAATTCAATTTGGTCCAGATGATAAATTATACATTACAACAGGAGAAGCAGGAGATCCCAAATTAGCTCAAGATCTGAATTCCTTAGGTGGAAAGATTCTAAGAATTAATTCTGACGGAACAATTCCTAATGACAACCCATGGAAGAATTCTCCGATTTATTCAATTGGCCATAGAAATCCTCAAGGGATTGATTGGGATGAATCTGGGAATTTGGTTGCAACAGAACATGGTCCATCAGGATGGAGAGGAGTAGCCCATGATGAGATTAATGTGATAATTCCAGGTACAAATTATGGCTGGCCAGACATTATTGGTGATGAAACATTGGAGGGATTACAAAATCCTATCCTTCACACGGGGGATGATACATGGGCACCATCAGGCGCAGAGTTCTATTCGGGAGATAAAATTCCTGACTGGAAAGGGAAATATTTTGTGGCTACACTCAGAGGAAGTCATCTTCACATGATAGAGTTTGATTTAGAAAATAACTTGGTTTTATCCCACCAAAAACTATTCCAAGATGAATTTGGAAGACTGCGTGATGTGCAAACTGGACCTGATGGGTTTTTGTACATCCTTACAAGCAATCAAGACGGTAGAGGATTTCCAAATCCTAATGATGATAAAATTTTGAGAATTACTCCCATAAATGTAATCAATAGTTTTGAGGAATGTGCCGAATCAGGGAATCCAATATTGGAATCATATCCAAGACAGTGCAGAACTGAAGATGGCAAACATTTTGTGGAAATAATTTCTAAAATTCCTGAATGGGTTAGAAATACTGCAAAGTGGTGGTCATTAAATCAAATATCAGATAACGACTATTCATCAGGGCTCCAATATCTTTTAGAAAATAATATCATTTCAATGCCCTTTGGAATAATATTTGAAGGAGACTCTGAAGAAGAATTACCATCATGGTTACGAAAAGATGCTGGATGGTGGAGCCAGGGATTAATATCAGATGAAGAGTTTTTCAAAAACATTCAATGGATGATAAATAACGGATTCATCAAAATCTAG